From Halobacterium sp. R2-5, the proteins below share one genomic window:
- a CDS encoding CBS domain-containing protein produces the protein MNVADAMTPRDDVVTVELPGTRDDILEYIQERKFSSVPVVKPSEGGEQYRGLVSRDDLIERPEEDQLAMLMRDVPTTTTDATIKEVAALMRREGARRVPVVEDGRLEGIITVTDVVRAIADGEEDGDTPAGELAREDVNTTYVETPLTVAEREISYANVPYTIVLGDEAEMAGVLTEVDIIDVARVVEGEDDTGDSIADDDDDWKWESIKAVGARYLPTRNVEIPAAPTREFMTGDVVTVTKRRTAREVAQTMLTNDIEQVPLVSGDSLAGVVRDVDLLRGLADE, from the coding sequence ATGAACGTCGCTGACGCGATGACCCCCCGGGACGACGTGGTTACCGTCGAGCTTCCGGGGACGCGGGACGACATCCTCGAGTACATCCAGGAGCGGAAGTTCTCCTCCGTACCCGTAGTGAAGCCGAGCGAGGGCGGCGAGCAGTACCGGGGGCTGGTCTCCCGGGACGACCTCATCGAGCGCCCCGAGGAGGACCAGCTCGCGATGCTGATGCGGGACGTGCCGACGACGACAACCGACGCGACCATCAAGGAAGTCGCGGCGCTGATGCGGCGCGAGGGAGCGCGCCGCGTGCCGGTCGTCGAGGACGGCCGCCTCGAGGGCATCATCACCGTCACCGACGTGGTGCGGGCCATCGCGGACGGCGAGGAGGACGGCGACACGCCGGCCGGCGAGCTCGCGCGCGAGGACGTGAACACGACGTACGTGGAGACGCCGCTGACGGTCGCGGAGCGCGAAATCTCGTACGCGAACGTGCCGTACACCATCGTCCTCGGCGACGAGGCGGAGATGGCGGGCGTGCTCACGGAGGTCGACATCATCGACGTCGCCCGCGTCGTGGAGGGCGAGGACGACACCGGCGACTCCATCGCGGACGACGACGACGACTGGAAGTGGGAGTCCATCAAGGCGGTCGGCGCGCGCTACCTGCCGACGCGGAACGTCGAGATTCCCGCGGCGCCGACCCGCGAGTTCATGACCGGGGACGTGGTGACGGTGACGAAGCGCCGGACCGCCCGCGAGGTCGCCCAGACGATGCTGACGAACGACATCGAACAGGTGCCGCTGGTCTCGGGAGACAGCCTCGCCGGCGTCGTGCGGGACGTCGACCTGCTGCGAGGGTTGGCCGATGAGTGA
- the glyS gene encoding glycine--tRNA ligase, translating to MSDLDELARRRGFFFQANEAYGGVSGFYTYGPEGAALKRNVEETWRDRFVTREGNMEIDAPTVTPEPVFVASGHLDGFDDMLVECAECGESHRADHVVEDNTDIEDAETYPTEKVEDIIAEHDLVCPTCGAPLAGQSVVEFNLMFDTTIGPGEGQPGYLRPETAQGMFTEFPRLKEYARNQLPFGAAQIGAGYRNEISPRNALVRAREFTMAELEFFVDPEGEGPDLDRVADVELPLYPANAQQADGEEYLHLTPQEALEEGVVGGEWVAYFLARSKQWFERVGVDMERFRFRQHLPGELAHYAADCWDAEGEVDGDWIELEGVASRTDYDLSKHSEHADDSFTVFQQFDEPKTVERATVDPDMSYLGPEFGGDAAAVADALEALAERDRSAFDGEEVTVEVDGEEHTVPTEKTGFSVEEVTESGRHIVPHVVEPAFGVGRAVYTVLAHNYDEDEVEGETRDVLRLPAEVAPTTVGVFPLMDKDGLGETARDLAADLREAGLSVTYDDSGNIGRRYRRQDEVGTPYCVTVDYDTFEDDTVTLRDRDTTDQVRVAVDDLVDVLPALRDGDIAFEEL from the coding sequence ATGAGTGACCTCGACGAGCTCGCGCGCCGCCGCGGGTTCTTCTTCCAGGCGAACGAAGCCTACGGCGGTGTCTCCGGGTTCTACACGTACGGTCCGGAGGGCGCGGCGCTCAAGCGCAACGTCGAGGAGACGTGGCGGGACCGCTTCGTGACCCGCGAGGGGAACATGGAGATCGACGCGCCGACCGTCACTCCGGAGCCGGTGTTCGTGGCGTCGGGCCACCTCGACGGCTTCGACGACATGCTCGTGGAGTGCGCGGAGTGCGGGGAGAGCCACCGCGCGGACCACGTCGTCGAGGACAACACGGACATCGAGGACGCCGAGACGTACCCGACCGAGAAGGTCGAGGACATCATCGCCGAGCACGACCTCGTGTGCCCGACCTGTGGCGCGCCGCTGGCCGGCCAGTCGGTCGTGGAGTTCAACCTGATGTTCGACACGACCATCGGCCCGGGCGAGGGCCAGCCGGGCTACCTGCGCCCGGAGACCGCCCAGGGGATGTTCACGGAGTTCCCGCGGCTGAAGGAGTACGCGCGCAACCAGCTGCCGTTCGGCGCGGCCCAGATCGGCGCGGGCTACCGGAACGAGATCAGCCCGCGGAACGCGCTCGTGCGCGCCCGGGAGTTCACGATGGCGGAACTGGAGTTCTTCGTCGACCCCGAGGGCGAGGGGCCGGACCTCGACCGCGTGGCGGACGTCGAACTGCCGCTGTACCCGGCCAACGCCCAGCAGGCCGACGGCGAGGAGTACCTCCACCTGACGCCCCAGGAAGCCTTAGAGGAGGGCGTCGTGGGCGGCGAGTGGGTGGCGTACTTCCTCGCGCGCTCGAAGCAGTGGTTCGAGCGCGTCGGCGTGGACATGGAGCGCTTCCGGTTCCGCCAGCACCTCCCCGGCGAGCTCGCTCACTACGCCGCCGACTGCTGGGACGCGGAGGGTGAGGTCGACGGCGACTGGATCGAACTGGAGGGCGTCGCCTCTCGTACCGACTACGACCTCTCGAAGCACAGCGAGCACGCCGACGACTCCTTCACCGTCTTCCAGCAGTTCGACGAGCCGAAGACGGTCGAGCGCGCGACCGTCGACCCCGACATGTCCTACCTCGGGCCGGAGTTCGGCGGCGACGCCGCGGCCGTCGCGGACGCCCTCGAAGCGCTCGCGGAGCGCGACCGGTCGGCGTTCGACGGCGAGGAAGTGACCGTCGAGGTGGACGGCGAGGAGCACACGGTTCCCACCGAGAAGACCGGGTTCAGCGTCGAGGAAGTCACCGAGTCCGGCCGACACATCGTCCCGCACGTCGTCGAACCGGCGTTCGGCGTCGGGCGCGCCGTCTACACGGTGCTCGCGCACAACTACGACGAGGACGAGGTCGAGGGCGAGACCCGGGACGTGCTCCGCCTGCCGGCGGAAGTGGCGCCGACGACGGTCGGCGTGTTCCCGCTGATGGACAAGGACGGCCTCGGCGAGACCGCTCGCGACCTCGCGGCGGACCTCCGCGAGGCCGGTCTCTCGGTGACGTACGACGACTCCGGGAACATCGGCCGCCGGTACCGCCGGCAGGACGAGGTCGGGACGCCGTACTGCGTGACCGTCGACTACGACACCTTCGAGGACGACACGGTGACGCTGCGGGACCGCGACACGACCGACCAGGTGCGCGTCGCCGTCGACGACCTCGTGGACGTGCTGCCCGCGCTCCGGGACGGCGACATCGCGTTCGAGGAGCTGTAA
- a CDS encoding dolichol kinase yields MSELGRRLVHASGTLLPGAFLAGVLSWPAVQWLLVVGSAGAAVLEVLRLSGYVSWRIFDRLTREYEQDNVAGYALYMFSWTATAWLFDPPIAVPAMLMLALADPASGLLSRDAGLEMKEGWVLLATFGICMAIATLLDVPVVPAIAGALVATLADGTTPVIRGYVIDDNATIPLGAAVAMWAVWLVV; encoded by the coding sequence GTGAGCGAGCTCGGCCGCCGGCTGGTGCACGCGAGCGGCACGCTCCTCCCGGGAGCGTTCCTCGCGGGCGTACTGAGTTGGCCGGCGGTCCAGTGGCTACTGGTCGTCGGGTCAGCAGGCGCCGCGGTCCTCGAAGTGCTGCGCCTGTCGGGGTACGTCTCGTGGCGCATCTTCGACCGCCTCACCCGCGAGTACGAGCAGGACAACGTCGCGGGGTACGCGCTGTACATGTTCTCGTGGACGGCGACCGCGTGGCTGTTCGACCCGCCGATCGCGGTGCCCGCCATGCTGATGCTCGCGCTCGCGGATCCCGCCAGCGGCCTGCTCTCGCGGGACGCCGGCCTCGAGATGAAAGAGGGGTGGGTGCTGCTCGCGACGTTCGGCATCTGCATGGCCATCGCCACGCTGCTCGACGTGCCGGTCGTCCCCGCGATCGCCGGCGCGCTCGTCGCGACGCTCGCTGACGGCACGACGCCCGTGATTCGCGGCTACGTCATCGACGATAACGCCACGATTCCCCTCGGTGCTGCCGTGGCGATGTGGGCCGTCTGGCTCGTCGTTTGA
- a CDS encoding DEAD/DEAH box helicase, which yields MARMPESAHVEHPMLAEGAIEARQYQLKLAAAAREDHTLVCLPTGLGKTAVSLLVTAYRLADDAGGKSLLLAPTKPLVEQHAAFYREALTVPDDEVVVFTGETRPDDRAEMWTDARVVVATPQVVENDLVGGRVSLRDVVHCTFDECHRATGDYAYTYIAERYHSDAADPLVTAMSASPGGNEEDIRTVCENLGVSNVEVMTEDDADVDDHTYETDVQWERIELPDEVLAVRDALNDVIKDRLEKLRELGVTRASSPDVSQKDLNKIRAKLQELIDNDQSEGYQGMSVHAEVMKLRRAVELVETQSVESVRRYFERQRNAANSSGASKASQRLVSEPKVKEAMRRADDFDGLHPKFRRARMLLAETLGIEEGERVIVFTESRDTAEALTEFLGQHFDTRRFVGQGDADGSDGMTQTEQRETLDEFRAGEFDVLVSTSVAEEGLDVPEVDLVLFFEPVPTAIRSVQRKGRTGRQTEGKVVVLMAEDTRDEAYFWISRRREQEMEDELRELKDLADDIEGDLSEDQRALDEYGGADAASETRDSQPAEADGGGGETQAGLTDFDAPDPEDVEGSSDDEDAVAARADSGDGETIEVVVDQRELDSNIARELSKRDEVETRLETLSVGDYVLSDRVAIERKTHGDFLDTLLGGDRSIFEQAKDLTRHYTRPVLVLEGDGDLYAERNVHPNAIRAALASLAVDWGISVVHTRGEDDTAEMVETIAEREQTDNDREVSAHGEKAAKTLGEQQEYVVSSIADVGPVTARSLLEEFGTVEAVMTAREDDLTEADGVGQVTAERIREVVGSDYRPDA from the coding sequence ATGGCGCGAATGCCGGAGTCCGCGCACGTGGAGCACCCGATGCTGGCCGAGGGCGCCATCGAGGCGCGCCAGTACCAGCTGAAACTCGCTGCGGCCGCCCGCGAGGACCACACGCTCGTCTGCCTCCCCACCGGCCTGGGGAAGACGGCGGTAAGCCTGCTGGTGACCGCGTACCGCCTGGCCGACGACGCGGGCGGGAAGTCCCTCCTGCTGGCGCCGACGAAGCCGCTTGTCGAACAGCACGCCGCGTTCTACCGGGAGGCGCTCACCGTCCCGGACGACGAGGTGGTCGTGTTCACGGGGGAGACGCGGCCCGACGACCGCGCCGAGATGTGGACGGACGCCCGGGTCGTGGTGGCGACGCCGCAGGTCGTGGAGAACGACCTCGTGGGCGGCCGCGTGTCGCTGCGGGACGTCGTGCACTGCACGTTCGACGAGTGCCACCGCGCGACGGGAGACTACGCGTACACGTACATCGCGGAGCGCTACCACAGCGACGCCGCGGACCCGCTGGTGACCGCGATGTCCGCCTCGCCCGGCGGCAACGAGGAGGACATCCGCACGGTCTGCGAGAACCTCGGCGTGTCGAACGTCGAGGTGATGACCGAGGACGACGCGGACGTCGACGACCACACGTACGAGACTGACGTGCAGTGGGAGCGCATCGAACTCCCGGACGAAGTGCTGGCGGTCCGGGACGCGCTCAACGACGTCATTAAAGACCGGCTGGAGAAGCTCCGCGAGCTCGGCGTGACGCGGGCGTCGAGCCCGGACGTTTCCCAGAAGGACCTGAACAAGATTCGCGCGAAGCTCCAGGAGCTCATCGACAACGACCAGAGCGAGGGCTACCAGGGGATGAGCGTCCACGCGGAGGTGATGAAGCTCCGGCGCGCTGTCGAACTCGTGGAGACCCAGAGCGTGGAGTCGGTCCGGCGGTACTTCGAGCGGCAGCGAAACGCCGCGAACTCCTCGGGGGCGTCGAAGGCCAGCCAGCGGCTCGTCTCCGAACCCAAGGTGAAAGAGGCGATGCGGCGGGCCGACGACTTCGACGGCCTCCACCCGAAGTTCCGGCGCGCCAGAATGCTGCTCGCCGAAACCCTCGGCATCGAAGAAGGCGAGCGCGTCATCGTGTTCACCGAGTCCAGAGACACCGCCGAGGCGCTCACGGAGTTCCTCGGCCAGCACTTCGACACGCGGCGGTTCGTCGGGCAGGGCGACGCGGACGGCAGCGACGGGATGACCCAGACGGAGCAACGGGAGACCTTAGACGAGTTCCGGGCGGGGGAGTTCGACGTGCTCGTCTCCACGAGCGTCGCCGAAGAGGGACTGGACGTCCCCGAGGTCGACCTCGTGCTGTTCTTCGAGCCGGTGCCGACGGCGATTCGCTCCGTCCAGCGGAAGGGCCGGACGGGCCGCCAGACGGAGGGGAAGGTCGTCGTGCTGATGGCCGAGGACACCCGCGACGAGGCGTACTTCTGGATCTCGCGGCGCCGCGAACAGGAGATGGAAGACGAGCTCCGCGAGCTGAAGGACCTCGCGGACGACATCGAGGGCGACCTGAGCGAGGACCAGCGCGCGCTCGACGAGTACGGCGGCGCCGACGCCGCGAGCGAAACCCGCGACTCCCAGCCCGCCGAGGCGGACGGGGGCGGCGGCGAGACGCAAGCCGGGCTCACCGACTTCGACGCGCCGGACCCCGAGGACGTCGAGGGTAGCAGCGACGACGAGGACGCGGTGGCGGCGCGCGCGGACAGCGGCGACGGCGAAACCATCGAGGTCGTCGTCGACCAGCGCGAACTCGACTCGAACATCGCGCGCGAGCTCTCGAAGCGCGACGAGGTCGAGACGCGCCTGGAGACGCTCTCCGTGGGCGACTACGTGCTCTCGGACCGCGTCGCCATCGAGCGGAAGACCCACGGCGACTTCCTGGACACGCTGCTGGGCGGCGACCGCTCCATCTTCGAGCAGGCCAAAGACCTCACGCGGCACTACACGCGGCCCGTGCTCGTCCTGGAGGGCGACGGCGACCTCTACGCGGAGCGCAACGTCCACCCGAACGCGATTCGCGCGGCGCTGGCGTCGCTGGCCGTCGACTGGGGCATCAGCGTGGTGCACACGCGCGGCGAGGACGACACCGCGGAGATGGTCGAGACCATCGCCGAACGCGAGCAGACGGACAACGACCGCGAGGTGAGCGCGCACGGCGAGAAGGCCGCGAAGACCCTCGGCGAGCAACAGGAGTACGTCGTCTCCTCGATCGCGGACGTCGGCCCGGTGACCGCGCGGTCGCTGCTCGAGGAGTTCGGCACCGTCGAGGCCGTGATGACCGCCCGCGAGGACGACCTCACGGAGGCGGACGGCGTCGGCCAGGTGACGGCCGAGCGCATCCGCGAGGTCGTCGGCAGCGACTACCGGCCGGACGCGTAG
- a CDS encoding DUF460 domain-containing protein — MSTRTSALDARVFGVDVQSGDVRGDAPSYALVVFDGEVVERDVVSRRKLLRRLDDEAPAILATDNMYELAADKDQLVHFLRGLPEETKLVQVTGDERPEPLSRVAKRHGVPYGKPAMQEAEASARLAARNVGYEVSAFTDETTVKVSRGRSTGGGGGWSEDRFTRRIHGSVKRVAREVESDLDDAGLDYEREVTEKYGGYANAVFTVQARPEDIPVSSRRSGDTRVEVEPVRRDGIEFKPLARRRDRVFVGVDPGTTTAVALVALDGRLLDVTSTRTADTAEVIEWIIERGRPVVVAADVTPMPATVEKIRASFDAAGWTPDSDLPIDEKQHRTREEGYDDDHQRDAMAAALFARDDHADQIRRATEETPRELDRGEVVSRVVGDGEPLAAVVDDLTETDEPEEESVEHEPRELTDEERRIRDLEAQVARLQDHVDDLEAELDEKDEQLEEYEEELSEARREERQEARERRELTQLQWENDRLETELEAERERADELEGKLERLKDLWKLDHSNLGDVDADGDLVAVKPVDQFTVGAIEAADEEYGIAAGDVVYLRDASGAGRSTAELLSELEPRVVLRSGGLSDAADEVLFEHEIPVGPADDVTIREVDELAVATESDVEAVIADWHDRKAERERERKESMVDSIISEHRADRG, encoded by the coding sequence GTGAGTACCCGGACGAGCGCGCTCGACGCCCGCGTGTTCGGCGTCGACGTCCAGAGCGGCGACGTGCGCGGGGACGCCCCCTCGTACGCGCTGGTCGTCTTCGACGGCGAGGTCGTCGAACGCGACGTGGTGAGCCGCCGGAAGCTCCTGCGGCGCCTCGACGACGAGGCGCCCGCGATTCTCGCGACCGACAACATGTACGAGCTGGCCGCCGACAAGGACCAGCTCGTGCACTTCCTCCGCGGGCTCCCCGAGGAGACGAAGCTCGTGCAGGTCACCGGCGACGAGCGCCCGGAGCCCCTCTCCCGGGTCGCGAAACGCCACGGCGTCCCGTACGGCAAGCCCGCGATGCAGGAGGCCGAGGCGTCCGCCCGGCTCGCCGCGCGCAACGTCGGCTACGAGGTGTCGGCGTTCACCGACGAGACCACCGTGAAGGTATCCCGCGGGCGCTCGACGGGCGGCGGTGGCGGGTGGAGCGAGGACCGCTTCACGCGGCGCATCCACGGCTCCGTGAAGCGGGTCGCCCGCGAGGTCGAGTCCGACCTCGACGACGCCGGCCTCGACTACGAGCGCGAGGTCACCGAGAAGTACGGCGGGTACGCCAACGCCGTGTTCACGGTGCAGGCCCGCCCCGAGGACATCCCCGTGAGCAGTCGTCGCTCGGGGGACACGCGCGTCGAGGTCGAGCCGGTGCGCCGGGACGGCATCGAGTTCAAGCCGCTGGCGCGGCGCCGCGACCGCGTGTTCGTCGGCGTCGACCCCGGGACGACCACCGCGGTCGCGCTCGTCGCGCTCGACGGCCGGCTGCTCGACGTCACGAGCACGCGCACCGCCGACACCGCCGAAGTCATCGAGTGGATCATCGAGCGCGGCCGGCCCGTCGTGGTGGCGGCGGACGTGACGCCGATGCCGGCGACCGTCGAGAAGATCCGCGCGAGCTTCGACGCCGCCGGCTGGACGCCCGACTCGGACCTCCCAATCGACGAGAAGCAACACCGCACGCGCGAGGAGGGCTACGACGACGACCACCAGCGCGACGCGATGGCCGCGGCGCTGTTCGCGCGGGACGACCACGCCGACCAGATCCGGCGCGCCACCGAGGAGACGCCCCGCGAACTCGACCGCGGCGAAGTCGTCTCGCGCGTGGTCGGCGACGGCGAGCCGCTCGCGGCGGTCGTCGACGACCTCACGGAGACCGACGAGCCCGAAGAGGAGTCCGTCGAGCACGAACCCCGCGAGCTCACCGACGAGGAGCGCCGGATTCGGGACCTCGAAGCGCAGGTCGCGCGCCTCCAGGACCACGTCGACGACCTCGAAGCCGAACTCGACGAGAAAGACGAGCAACTCGAGGAGTACGAGGAGGAGCTCTCGGAGGCCCGCCGCGAGGAGCGCCAGGAGGCCCGCGAGCGCCGCGAGCTCACGCAGCTCCAGTGGGAGAACGACCGCCTCGAAACCGAACTGGAGGCGGAACGCGAACGCGCCGACGAACTGGAGGGGAAGCTCGAACGGCTCAAGGACCTCTGGAAGCTCGACCACTCGAACCTCGGCGACGTCGACGCGGACGGCGACCTCGTCGCGGTGAAGCCCGTCGACCAGTTCACCGTCGGCGCCATCGAGGCCGCCGACGAGGAGTACGGCATCGCCGCGGGCGACGTCGTCTACCTCCGGGACGCCTCCGGCGCGGGGCGCTCGACCGCGGAGCTGCTCTCGGAGCTCGAGCCCCGGGTCGTGCTGCGCTCGGGCGGGCTGTCGGACGCCGCCGACGAGGTGCTGTTCGAGCACGAGATCCCCGTCGGGCCCGCCGACGACGTCACCATCCGCGAGGTCGACGAGCTCGCCGTCGCCACCGAGAGCGACGTCGAGGCCGTGATTGCGGACTGGCACGACCGGAAGGCCGAGCGCGAGCGCGAGCGCAAGGAGAGCATGGTCGACTCCATCATCAGCGAGCACCGCGCCGACCGCGGCTGA
- a CDS encoding DUF2270 domain-containing protein — translation MDSSSDDFDPTTADQREVGRDVGDDGGELGSVMAHAYRGEVDRVGTWRQRLDQTTTWAVTLMAAILTWAFSSPDNPHYVLLVGVVVVAVFLGVEARRYRDYDVFRSRVRLLQENLFANALDPTRGVESEDWRVQLSDDYRRPTVKVSLGEALANRLQRVYLALFSVLLAAWVFRITVFAPREDWLSTAAIARIPGVAVVAVVGVFYVALVVVAFWPRERHAKGEFREGDASDWKESE, via the coding sequence ATGGATTCGAGCAGCGACGACTTCGACCCGACGACCGCCGACCAGCGCGAGGTGGGCCGCGACGTCGGCGACGACGGCGGGGAACTGGGGTCCGTGATGGCCCACGCCTACCGCGGGGAAGTCGACCGCGTGGGGACGTGGCGCCAGCGCCTCGACCAGACCACGACGTGGGCGGTGACGCTGATGGCGGCGATTCTGACGTGGGCGTTCTCCAGCCCCGACAACCCCCACTACGTGCTGCTGGTCGGCGTCGTCGTCGTCGCCGTCTTCCTCGGCGTGGAGGCGCGGCGCTACCGCGACTACGACGTGTTCCGCTCGCGGGTGCGCCTGCTCCAGGAGAACCTGTTCGCGAACGCCCTCGACCCCACACGGGGCGTCGAGAGCGAGGACTGGCGCGTACAGCTGAGCGACGACTACCGCCGGCCGACGGTCAAAGTCTCCCTCGGCGAGGCGCTCGCGAACCGCCTCCAGCGCGTCTACCTCGCGCTGTTCTCCGTCCTGCTCGCCGCGTGGGTGTTCCGAATCACCGTGTTCGCCCCCCGCGAGGACTGGCTGTCGACCGCCGCAATCGCACGCATCCCCGGGGTCGCGGTCGTCGCCGTCGTCGGCGTGTTCTACGTCGCGCTGGTGGTCGTCGCGTTCTGGCCGCGGGAGCGCCACGCCAAAGGCGAGTTCCGCGAGGGCGACGCCAGCGACTGGAAGGAGTCGGAGTGA
- a CDS encoding DICT sensory domain-containing protein, with protein MPLADVLDAARARQKTLVVHGASADDFAAYFESRNVDVVEGEPYDESAPFATVREDDQFRAAVSLTDLRAYFEPPVEEPDDYPAATHALHELLDDSVFRSLSHRQLLATAREIEDRAWRTGTGTLHAGFQTRAAFERELPHYRRLVEETALDVHAYFVPSPGGVSLADEPVTVHETPHPDVGKFWFVVFDGGRTDQQCALVAEQHESDAFRGVWTYDSDLVAIALDAVSEVAARQSASG; from the coding sequence ATGCCACTCGCCGACGTACTCGACGCGGCCCGAGCGCGACAGAAGACCCTCGTCGTCCACGGCGCGAGCGCCGACGACTTCGCGGCGTACTTCGAGAGCCGGAACGTGGACGTCGTCGAGGGCGAACCATACGACGAGTCGGCGCCGTTCGCCACGGTGCGGGAGGACGACCAGTTCCGCGCCGCGGTCTCGCTGACGGACCTGCGGGCGTACTTCGAGCCGCCGGTCGAGGAGCCCGACGACTACCCCGCGGCGACCCACGCGCTGCACGAACTGCTCGACGACTCCGTGTTCCGGTCGCTCTCGCACCGGCAGCTGCTCGCGACCGCGCGGGAGATCGAGGACCGCGCGTGGCGCACCGGGACGGGGACGCTGCACGCGGGCTTCCAGACGCGGGCGGCGTTCGAGCGGGAGCTCCCCCACTACCGGCGGCTCGTCGAGGAGACGGCCCTCGACGTGCACGCGTACTTCGTGCCGTCACCCGGCGGGGTGTCGCTCGCCGACGAGCCGGTCACGGTCCACGAGACGCCGCATCCGGACGTGGGGAAGTTCTGGTTCGTGGTGTTCGACGGCGGTCGCACCGACCAGCAGTGCGCGCTCGTCGCCGAGCAACACGAGAGCGACGCGTTCCGCGGCGTCTGGACGTACGACAGCGACCTGGTGGCGATCGCGCTGGACGCCGTCTCCGAGGTGGCGGCGCGTCAGTCGGCGTCGGGGTAA
- the rnz gene encoding ribonuclease Z, whose protein sequence is MTLQVTFLGTSGAVPTTERNPSSVFVRREGDAFLFDAGEATQRQMMQYGTGFDVSDVFVTHAHGDHVFGLPGLVQTWDFNDRADPLTIHVPRGLGDRIEALVFAVGGDVGFPVRVSEVSAGETVLDRPEYEVRAFDTAHRTTSVGYALVEDDRKGRFDRERAEELGVPVGPKFSQLHDGQPVELDDGTVVRPEQVVGDPRPGRKFVYTGDTSPHDAVAAAAEGADLLVHDATFADDAADRAAETGHSTAGQAAEIAARADARALALTHVSSRYAGDARELREDAEAVDFDGEVFVAHDGLTYDVPYPDAD, encoded by the coding sequence ATGACTCTGCAGGTGACGTTTCTCGGGACGAGTGGGGCCGTCCCGACCACCGAACGGAACCCCAGTTCGGTGTTCGTGCGGCGGGAGGGCGACGCCTTCCTCTTCGACGCCGGCGAGGCCACCCAGCGCCAGATGATGCAGTACGGCACGGGGTTCGACGTCTCCGACGTGTTCGTCACGCACGCCCACGGCGACCACGTCTTCGGGCTCCCCGGCCTCGTCCAGACGTGGGACTTCAACGACCGCGCCGACCCCCTCACGATTCACGTCCCGCGGGGCCTCGGCGACCGAATCGAGGCGCTCGTGTTCGCCGTCGGCGGCGACGTCGGCTTCCCCGTCCGCGTCAGCGAGGTGTCCGCCGGCGAGACGGTCCTCGACCGCCCCGAGTACGAGGTCCGCGCGTTCGACACCGCTCACCGGACGACCTCCGTGGGGTACGCGCTCGTCGAGGACGACCGGAAGGGCCGCTTCGACCGCGAGCGCGCCGAGGAGCTCGGCGTCCCCGTCGGCCCGAAGTTCTCGCAGCTCCACGACGGCCAGCCCGTCGAACTCGACGACGGCACCGTCGTCCGCCCCGAACAGGTCGTCGGCGACCCCCGGCCCGGCCGCAAGTTCGTCTACACCGGCGACACCAGCCCCCACGACGCCGTCGCCGCCGCCGCGGAGGGCGCCGACCTCCTCGTCCACGACGCGACGTTCGCCGACGACGCCGCCGACCGCGCCGCCGAGACCGGCCACTCGACGGCCGGGCAGGCCGCCGAAATCGCCGCTCGTGCCGACGCCAGAGCGCTCGCGCTCACGCACGTCTCCTCGCGGTACGCCGGCGACGCCCGCGAGCTGCGCGAGGACGCCGAGGCCGTCGACTTCGACGGCGAGGTGTTCGTCGCCCACGACGGCCTCACCTACGACGTCCCTTACCCCGACGCCGACTGA